In Mytilus edulis chromosome 13, xbMytEdul2.2, whole genome shotgun sequence, a single window of DNA contains:
- the LOC139501238 gene encoding uncharacterized protein isoform X5, which translates to MAETDDRKMYELTNYVSDTHSFYEKTDEERQNENKNERPNKNVPPVFNKRLFVTSGNVVITKEARRIMARNARYRPEEDPVLSKTDLRTMKSVVEGLKLIHKDQGHIKDALSHCVTMETYDAFQYVVKKQWEDVLSCYYIVHGAAEVTYDMRATSSRTVYQPNIIYSHGTGEYLGIVSSEDRTEDIAPPATVYTKEFCEFLRIDRDKFHRICERFKSILLMEIRRYVFGKSAILAKVSREVREKILPLIQKEEYSPNKTILHQDEVSEYLYFIISGRCQLCREVYIPEAQKTVTFYVACKEPDEMFGVEGVLDNDPSFNSVITTSPTIVYRVPRIAFDIVNKESLSKIIAKHRDEEVEDADLMDRGYFNSMWKNYKHSKISEALKENGKMKYMCKDGPSHVAERPPSALEQHKENMYRFIQKGAEYEPYRVRSAIQRPKSGHKLPNRPQTVANVNITDNGADEEESCSSDEETEQSQLITKDLAKTLDSFYAKLQGNEEDMLKALDENSELGKHLRKAWETPGTDQRDKDGFMENGVLATMESDDIVRKAMAMADKKATRQKKRSSIEEEEWNTVLHAENKNAKFMAAANNMRVKMLRKKMEDLHKRRVIMFEKPTKPSKDGEVIDHNNNSRKKRFMLDKLSDMGTRSKEEKDTETAVAIRGTMFITKTKRKVCQSRTQDDSDVISQERKDEDEEFLEKHLSKLRPSSAIVTKEEQTSFKSTHKKGPSRRTLGISTSSISSWTSSSSGYKSSQTSLRSS; encoded by the exons gaAAATGTACGAGCTTACAAATTATGTTTCTGATACTCATTCGTTTTATGAGAAAACAGATGAAGAAcgtcaaaatgaaaataagaatgaAAGACCAAATAAAAATGTCCCGCCAGTATTTAACAAGAGATTGTTCGTGACGTCTGGTAATGTGGTCATCACAAAGGAAGCTAGACGAATTATGGCGCGAAATGCACGATACAGACCGGAAGAGGACCCTGTTTTATCTAAGACAGATTTGCGTACCATGAAATCAGTAGTTGAAGGTCTAAAACTTATTCATAAAGATCAAGGTCACATAAAAGACGCATTAAGTCattgtgttaccatggaaacgtaCGATGCTTTCCAGTATGTTGTAAAGAAACAATGGGAAGACGTATTGTCGTGTTATTACATTGTTCACGGGGCTGCTGAAGTGACGTATGACATGCGTGCTACATCATCAAGAACTGTGTATCAACCGAATATAATTTATAGTCATGGAACTGGGGAATATCTTGGAATCGTGAGTTCCGAAGATAGGACTGAAGACATAGCTCCACCTGCTACTGTATATACTAAAGAATTTTGTGAATTCCTTAGAATTGATCGTGATAAATTTCACAGAATATGTGAAAGATTCAAATCTATTCTTTTAATGGAAATAAGACGTTATGTGTTTGGAAAATCAGCAATACTCGCAAAAGTGTCAAGAGAAGTGAGAGAAAAGATTCTACCTCTAATTCAAAAAGAA GAATACTCGCCAAATAAGACAATTCTACATCAAGATGAAGTTTCAGAATATTTATACTTTATTATTTCTG gtCGATGTCAATTATGCCGAGAAGTCTACATACCAGAGGCACAAAAGACAGTAACATTCTACGTAGCTTGTAAAGAACCAG ATGAAATGTTTGGAGTAGAAGGCGTACTTGACAATGACCCAAGCTTTAACTCGGTTATTACAACCAGTCCAACAATTGTGTATCGAGTTCCAAG AATTGCATTTGATATTGTAAACAAAGAAAGCTTATCAAAGATTATTGCGAAACACAGAGACGAGGAGGTAGAGGATGCAGACTTAATGGATAGAGGCTACTTCAATTCTATGTGGAAAAATTACAAACATTCAAAAATCAGTGAAGCACTCAAAGAAAACGGAAAAATGAAGTATATGTGTAAAGATGGACCAAGTCACGTAGCTGAAAGACCACCATCAGCTCT GGAACAACACAAGGAAAATATGTACAGATTTATTCAGAAAGGAGCAGAATATGAGCCATACAGGGTTCGGTCGGCAATACAGCGCCCGAAGTCTGGCCATAAACTACCTAATCGTCCACAGACGGTAGCTAACGTTAATATCACGGACAATGGTGCAGATG AAGAAGAATCTTGCAGTTCTGATGAGGAAACAGAACAGAGTCAGTTAATTACAAAAGATCTGGCAAAAACATTGGACAGTTTTTATGCTAAG CTTCAAGGAAATGAGGAAGATATGTTGAAAGCGTTAGACGAAAATAGTGAACTAGGAAAACATCTACGGAAAGCATGGGAAACTCCGGGAACAGACCAAAGAGACAAAGATGGTTTCATG GAAAACGGAGTTTTGGCCACCATGGAGTCGGATGATATTGTGCGAAAGGCGATGGCCATGGCAGATAAAAAAGCAACAAGACAAAAGAAACGTTCTTCTATTGAGGAGGAAGA aTGGAACACAGTATTACATGCAGAgaacaaaaatgcaaaatttatggCGGCAGCAAATAATATGCGTGTGAAAATGTTACGTAAAAAAATGGAAGATCTCCATAAACGGAGGGTAATCATGTTCGAAAAACCCACAAAACCTTCAAAGGATGGTGAAGTCATAGATCATAACAATAATTCCAGGAAGAAACGATTCATGCTGGATAAGTTATCTGATATGGGAACAAGATCAAAAGAAGAGAAAGACACAGAG ACTGCTGTTGCTATTAGGGgaacaatgtttataacaaaaacaaagcGAAAGGTCTGCCAATCTAGAACTCAGGACGATAGTGATGTCATAAGTCAGGAAAGGAAAGATGAAGATGAAGAATTTCTTGAAAAG CATTTATCCAAACTTAGACCTAGCAGTGCTATTGTTACTAAAGAAGAACAAACATCATTTAAATCTACTCATAAGAAAG GGCCATCCAGAAGGACTTTAGGTATATCAACAAGTTCAATTAGTTCATGGACAAGTTCCTCATCCGGTTACAAAAGTTCACAAACATCACTCCGCTCATCATGA
- the LOC139501238 gene encoding uncharacterized protein isoform X3: MAETDDRKMYELTNYVSDTHSFYEKTDEERQNENKNERPNKNVPPVFNKRLFVTSGNVVITKEARRIMARNARYRPEEDPVLSKTDLRTMKSVVEGLKLIHKDQGHIKDALSHCVTMETYDAFQYVVKKQWEDVLSCYYIVHGAAEVTYDMRATSSRTVYQPNIIYSHGTGEYLGIVSSEDRTEDIAPPATVYTKEFCEFLRIDRDKFHRICERFKSILLMEIRRYVFGKSAILAKVSREVREKILPLIQKEEYSPNKTILHQDEVSEYLYFIISGRCQLCREVYIPEAQKTVTFYVACKEPDEMFGVEGVLDNDPSFNSVITTSPTIVYRVPRIAFDIVNKESLSKIIAKHRDEEVEDADLMDRGYFNSMWKNYKHSKISEALKENGKMKYMCKDGPSHVAERPPSALEQHKENMYRFIQKGAEYEPYRVRSAIQRPKSGHKLPNRPQTVANVNITDNGADEEESCSSDEETEQSQLITKDLAKTLDSFYAKGKQNRRLSIFKKLQGNEEDMLKALDENSELGKHLRKAWETPGTDQRDKDGFMENGVLATMESDDIVRKAMAMADKKATRQKKRSSIEEEEWNTVLHAENKNAKFMAAANNMRVKMLRKKMEDLHKRRVIMFEKPTKPSKDGEVIDHNNNSRKKRFMLDKLSDMGTRSKEEKDTETAVAIRGTMFITKTKRKVCQSRTQDDSDVISQERKDEDEEFLEKHLSKLRPSSAIVTKEEQTSFKSTHKKGPSRRTLGISTSSISSWTSSSSGYKSSQTSLRSS, translated from the exons gaAAATGTACGAGCTTACAAATTATGTTTCTGATACTCATTCGTTTTATGAGAAAACAGATGAAGAAcgtcaaaatgaaaataagaatgaAAGACCAAATAAAAATGTCCCGCCAGTATTTAACAAGAGATTGTTCGTGACGTCTGGTAATGTGGTCATCACAAAGGAAGCTAGACGAATTATGGCGCGAAATGCACGATACAGACCGGAAGAGGACCCTGTTTTATCTAAGACAGATTTGCGTACCATGAAATCAGTAGTTGAAGGTCTAAAACTTATTCATAAAGATCAAGGTCACATAAAAGACGCATTAAGTCattgtgttaccatggaaacgtaCGATGCTTTCCAGTATGTTGTAAAGAAACAATGGGAAGACGTATTGTCGTGTTATTACATTGTTCACGGGGCTGCTGAAGTGACGTATGACATGCGTGCTACATCATCAAGAACTGTGTATCAACCGAATATAATTTATAGTCATGGAACTGGGGAATATCTTGGAATCGTGAGTTCCGAAGATAGGACTGAAGACATAGCTCCACCTGCTACTGTATATACTAAAGAATTTTGTGAATTCCTTAGAATTGATCGTGATAAATTTCACAGAATATGTGAAAGATTCAAATCTATTCTTTTAATGGAAATAAGACGTTATGTGTTTGGAAAATCAGCAATACTCGCAAAAGTGTCAAGAGAAGTGAGAGAAAAGATTCTACCTCTAATTCAAAAAGAA GAATACTCGCCAAATAAGACAATTCTACATCAAGATGAAGTTTCAGAATATTTATACTTTATTATTTCTG gtCGATGTCAATTATGCCGAGAAGTCTACATACCAGAGGCACAAAAGACAGTAACATTCTACGTAGCTTGTAAAGAACCAG ATGAAATGTTTGGAGTAGAAGGCGTACTTGACAATGACCCAAGCTTTAACTCGGTTATTACAACCAGTCCAACAATTGTGTATCGAGTTCCAAG AATTGCATTTGATATTGTAAACAAAGAAAGCTTATCAAAGATTATTGCGAAACACAGAGACGAGGAGGTAGAGGATGCAGACTTAATGGATAGAGGCTACTTCAATTCTATGTGGAAAAATTACAAACATTCAAAAATCAGTGAAGCACTCAAAGAAAACGGAAAAATGAAGTATATGTGTAAAGATGGACCAAGTCACGTAGCTGAAAGACCACCATCAGCTCT GGAACAACACAAGGAAAATATGTACAGATTTATTCAGAAAGGAGCAGAATATGAGCCATACAGGGTTCGGTCGGCAATACAGCGCCCGAAGTCTGGCCATAAACTACCTAATCGTCCACAGACGGTAGCTAACGTTAATATCACGGACAATGGTGCAGATG AAGAAGAATCTTGCAGTTCTGATGAGGAAACAGAACAGAGTCAGTTAATTACAAAAGATCTGGCAAAAACATTGGACAGTTTTTATGCTAAG GGAAAACAAAATAGAAGattatctatatttaaaaag CTTCAAGGAAATGAGGAAGATATGTTGAAAGCGTTAGACGAAAATAGTGAACTAGGAAAACATCTACGGAAAGCATGGGAAACTCCGGGAACAGACCAAAGAGACAAAGATGGTTTCATG GAAAACGGAGTTTTGGCCACCATGGAGTCGGATGATATTGTGCGAAAGGCGATGGCCATGGCAGATAAAAAAGCAACAAGACAAAAGAAACGTTCTTCTATTGAGGAGGAAGA aTGGAACACAGTATTACATGCAGAgaacaaaaatgcaaaatttatggCGGCAGCAAATAATATGCGTGTGAAAATGTTACGTAAAAAAATGGAAGATCTCCATAAACGGAGGGTAATCATGTTCGAAAAACCCACAAAACCTTCAAAGGATGGTGAAGTCATAGATCATAACAATAATTCCAGGAAGAAACGATTCATGCTGGATAAGTTATCTGATATGGGAACAAGATCAAAAGAAGAGAAAGACACAGAG ACTGCTGTTGCTATTAGGGgaacaatgtttataacaaaaacaaagcGAAAGGTCTGCCAATCTAGAACTCAGGACGATAGTGATGTCATAAGTCAGGAAAGGAAAGATGAAGATGAAGAATTTCTTGAAAAG CATTTATCCAAACTTAGACCTAGCAGTGCTATTGTTACTAAAGAAGAACAAACATCATTTAAATCTACTCATAAGAAAG GGCCATCCAGAAGGACTTTAGGTATATCAACAAGTTCAATTAGTTCATGGACAAGTTCCTCATCCGGTTACAAAAGTTCACAAACATCACTCCGCTCATCATGA